From one Pontibacillus sp. HMF3514 genomic stretch:
- the coaA gene encoding type I pantothenate kinase: MSSPYISFDKEEWSKLKANVPMTISAEQLENLKGINEALTMEEVSNVYLPLSRLLNLYTRASQQLHTVTDTFLGKQTKKVPFIIGIAGSVAVGKSTSSRIIQALLKEWHHHPNVDILTTDGFLYPNKVLEERGIMNRKGFPESYNTKKLLNVLGELKSGNRHVTAPVYSHLTYDILEDEVQVLDQPDIVIVEGINVLQTPKPKKAEPETYVSDFFDFSIYVDAHEDYLKKWYINRFMKLRDTAFQDEKSYFHKYADLTDEEAIEIAEDIWNRINLKNLRENIRTTRKRADLILQKDSDHFVDHILLRKM; the protein is encoded by the coding sequence ATGAGTTCACCCTATATATCATTTGATAAAGAGGAATGGTCCAAGTTAAAGGCAAATGTACCGATGACCATTTCTGCTGAACAATTAGAAAATCTAAAAGGTATAAATGAAGCGCTTACAATGGAAGAGGTCTCAAATGTCTATCTTCCTCTGAGTCGACTTCTCAACTTATATACACGTGCATCTCAACAGCTGCACACCGTCACAGATACCTTTCTAGGGAAACAGACCAAGAAAGTCCCTTTTATTATTGGTATTGCGGGAAGTGTGGCAGTTGGTAAAAGTACAAGCTCCCGTATCATACAAGCTCTATTAAAGGAATGGCATCATCATCCCAATGTTGATATTTTAACAACGGATGGTTTTCTATATCCGAATAAAGTGCTTGAAGAGCGCGGTATTATGAATCGAAAAGGGTTTCCTGAGAGCTATAATACCAAGAAGCTTCTTAATGTGTTAGGTGAACTGAAATCTGGCAATCGTCATGTTACAGCACCTGTATACTCGCATCTCACTTATGATATTTTGGAAGATGAAGTACAAGTACTCGATCAACCTGATATCGTCATTGTGGAAGGCATTAATGTACTTCAAACGCCAAAACCGAAAAAAGCGGAGCCTGAAACCTATGTATCCGACTTTTTCGATTTTAGTATTTATGTGGATGCTCATGAGGACTACTTGAAAAAATGGTACATCAACCGCTTTATGAAGCTTCGTGATACAGCATTCCAGGATGAAAAATCCTATTTCCATAAGTATGCGGATTTAACAGATGAAGAAGCGATAGAGATTGCAGAGGATATCTGGAATCGTATTAACTTGAAAAACTTACGTGAAAACATTCGCACCACCCGGAAACGAGCTGATCTGATTTTGCAAAAAGACTCCGATCACTTTGTAGATCATATATTGCTGAGGAAAATGTAA
- a CDS encoding M15 family metallopeptidase — MLLFLVSVGFVVVVLMPELENYDSTDITTITKTTSAPPPIKKEEVPLPDTLHPTVQKAKERLIDLTKEKGIKIIITDGHRSKEEQNALYEKGRSKSGNIVTHVKGGGSYHNYGLAIDFALQLDNGNVIWDMKHDGNGNGEADWMEVVAIAKDIGFEWGGDWSSFKDYPHLQMDFGFSIRELKYGDRPVVENFEKDPKSSAS, encoded by the coding sequence GTGCTACTGTTTTTGGTAAGTGTAGGATTTGTTGTTGTGGTTCTTATGCCTGAACTAGAGAACTATGATTCTACTGATATAACCACGATTACGAAGACCACTTCAGCACCACCCCCTATTAAGAAAGAGGAAGTTCCTTTACCAGATACTCTTCACCCAACTGTTCAAAAAGCGAAAGAACGATTAATAGATTTAACGAAAGAAAAAGGGATCAAAATCATTATTACGGATGGTCATCGCTCCAAAGAAGAGCAAAATGCCTTGTATGAAAAAGGTCGCTCCAAATCAGGGAATATCGTAACCCATGTAAAAGGTGGAGGGTCTTACCACAATTATGGACTCGCTATTGATTTTGCTTTACAGCTAGACAATGGAAATGTAATTTGGGATATGAAACATGATGGAAATGGCAATGGAGAGGCAGATTGGATGGAAGTCGTCGCTATTGCAAAAGATATCGGTTTTGAATGGGGAGGGGATTGGTCCTCTTTCAAAGACTATCCACATCTTCAAATGGATTTCGGTTTTTCCATTCGTGAATTAAAATATGGAGATCGTCCAGTAGTAGAGAATTTTGAGAAAGATCCTAAATCTTCAGCATCATAA
- a CDS encoding carbonic anhydrase, with protein MSIMDSILEYNKEFVQNKEYEKYQTTKFPDKKLVILTCMDTRLIELLPQAMNVANGDAKIIKNAGAVISHPFGSTMRSILVALYELQADEVAVIGHYGCGMTGMNADPIIEKALQNGMDQNSLDTLSYAGVDVEKWLKGFDDVEENVQNSVDMIRKHPFLPENTPVHGLVISPETGELTVVDKPE; from the coding sequence ATGTCTATTATGGATTCCATTCTTGAATACAACAAAGAGTTTGTGCAAAACAAAGAATATGAAAAATATCAGACAACCAAGTTTCCTGACAAAAAGCTTGTGATTTTAACGTGTATGGATACACGCTTAATCGAACTGCTTCCACAAGCCATGAATGTAGCAAATGGCGATGCGAAAATAATTAAAAATGCTGGAGCGGTTATTTCTCACCCATTTGGAAGTACGATGAGAAGCATTCTTGTCGCTCTTTATGAACTACAAGCTGATGAGGTAGCAGTGATCGGCCACTATGGCTGTGGCATGACAGGGATGAATGCTGATCCGATTATCGAGAAAGCTTTACAAAATGGTATGGATCAAAACAGTCTCGATACATTAAGTTATGCTGGTGTAGATGTAGAGAAGTGGTTAAAAGGGTTCGATGATGTTGAAGAGAACGTACAAAACTCTGTTGATATGATTCGTAAACATCCATTCTTACCTGAAAACACACCAGTACATGGTCTAGTCATCTCTCCAGAAACGGGAGAACTGACTGTTGTTGATAAGCCTGAATAA
- a CDS encoding HAD-IIIA family hydrolase produces the protein MTRKAVFLDRDGVINEVLTERVKFVNRPEHLHFLPQVPEAIKKLNDSELFELIAVVTNQGGVGLGYLKEDMLDKIHEHMVSELKKEDAIIHEVACCTHKPKEGCACRKPGSLMIEELAEKHDIDLASSYMVGDREPDIQAGQNAGTKLVFIGDDLEGVDAIYSNLAEAVDWIIEDAKKQ, from the coding sequence ATGACACGAAAAGCTGTATTTTTGGATCGAGATGGTGTTATTAATGAAGTTTTAACAGAGCGAGTCAAGTTTGTTAACCGTCCAGAGCACCTTCACTTTTTACCTCAAGTTCCAGAAGCCATTAAAAAGTTAAATGATTCTGAGTTATTTGAGCTCATTGCTGTAGTCACAAACCAGGGCGGTGTTGGGTTAGGCTACCTTAAAGAAGATATGTTAGATAAAATCCATGAGCATATGGTGTCGGAACTCAAAAAAGAGGATGCCATTATTCATGAGGTTGCATGCTGTACCCATAAACCAAAAGAAGGCTGCGCTTGCCGCAAACCTGGCAGTCTTATGATTGAAGAATTGGCTGAAAAGCATGATATTGATCTCGCCTCATCTTATATGGTTGGAGATCGTGAGCCTGATATTCAGGCAGGTCAAAATGCTGGAACAAAGCTTGTGTTTATCGGTGATGATTTAGAAGGAGTAGATGCGATTTATTCCAATTTAGCTGAAGCTGTGGATTGGATTATAGAAGATGCTAAAAAGCAATAA
- a CDS encoding thioredoxin family protein — MNLKEWFEKGMAPQEYVSAMNKHQDNLVYVYKTFDLPDDQDFFKYLKDQNLSVLVITEDWCGDAMLNIPILLRICEAANINVRMLPRDEHPELMDQYLTNGSRSIPIFIFFNSDGEQKAVWGPRAPQLQELVDESRENLPSQDSPDFEEKQREMILFLTKAYRENNALWTEVYESLKRTLYK, encoded by the coding sequence GTGAATTTAAAAGAATGGTTCGAAAAAGGGATGGCTCCCCAAGAATATGTGAGTGCCATGAATAAGCACCAAGACAACCTCGTGTATGTATATAAAACGTTTGATCTGCCTGATGATCAGGACTTTTTCAAATATCTTAAGGATCAGAATCTAAGTGTACTCGTCATAACGGAAGACTGGTGCGGAGATGCGATGCTCAATATCCCGATCTTACTTCGGATTTGTGAAGCTGCGAACATCAATGTGCGTATGTTACCACGAGACGAACACCCTGAATTAATGGACCAATATTTAACGAATGGATCTAGATCCATCCCAATCTTTATTTTCTTCAATTCAGATGGAGAGCAAAAAGCGGTTTGGGGACCTAGAGCACCACAACTGCAGGAATTAGTTGATGAATCTCGCGAGAATCTTCCTTCTCAAGATAGTCCAGATTTTGAAGAAAAGCAGCGAGAAATGATCCTCTTTTTAACCAAAGCTTATCGAGAAAATAATGCTCTTTGGACGGAAGTATATGAAAGTTTAAAACGAACACTTTACAAGTAA
- a CDS encoding (S)-benzoin forming benzil reductase: MDFSVITGVSRGLGESIAKQMMEQGTSVIGLSRSKNEDLESLAGKHQVNYQHYTCDLSSENEVENVFTQIIDFIKEQKANKVYVVNNAGVVEPIQKVGDLPANEVVQHMHVNLIAPMLITNLFTKKCSEIDVTTVNITSGAANRAVYGWSTYGSSKAGINYFTSTTALELERNNSSHKIVAFSPGIMDTDMQADIRSASEEAFAEVDKFKEFKEQGKLRDTDVVAQAMLKLLQQDFENGSVYHVNDLLD, encoded by the coding sequence ATGGATTTTTCAGTGATAACAGGTGTTTCTCGCGGATTAGGTGAATCGATCGCTAAACAAATGATGGAGCAGGGGACGAGCGTAATTGGACTCTCTCGTTCTAAAAATGAAGATCTCGAATCTTTAGCGGGTAAGCATCAAGTCAACTACCAGCATTACACATGTGACCTATCATCAGAAAATGAAGTTGAAAATGTGTTTACACAAATCATAGATTTTATAAAAGAACAGAAGGCTAATAAAGTGTATGTCGTAAATAATGCAGGTGTGGTAGAGCCGATTCAAAAGGTTGGGGATCTTCCAGCAAATGAAGTGGTTCAGCACATGCATGTAAACTTGATTGCCCCAATGCTTATAACGAACTTATTCACGAAAAAATGTAGTGAGATTGACGTAACTACTGTGAATATTACTTCAGGTGCTGCCAATCGTGCTGTATATGGTTGGAGTACATATGGGAGTTCGAAAGCAGGAATCAATTATTTCACATCAACAACTGCATTAGAGTTAGAAAGAAATAATTCCTCTCATAAAATTGTGGCTTTTAGTCCAGGAATTATGGACACCGATATGCAAGCAGATATTCGCTCTGCATCAGAGGAAGCCTTTGCAGAAGTGGATAAATTTAAGGAATTTAAAGAGCAAGGAAAGCTTCGTGATACTGATGTTGTAGCTCAAGCCATGCTTAAGCTCCTGCAACAAGACTTCGAAAACGGAAGCGTTTATCACGTTAATGATCTACTAGACTAA
- the thiE gene encoding thiamine phosphate synthase has translation MSIAEHLPVYLVMGSQNCYQDPIEVLRKAIQGGVTCFQYREKGNGAKVGSEREELGFHLKKVCHNYGIPFIVNDDVNLAIQLEADGVHIGQQDGLVQEVRSIIGSEKLLGVSAHNVKEAEKAIEEGADYIGVGPMFHTSTKKDTEQVRGPIVIREIRDVFPVFPIVGIGGISKKNAYDVVSSGANGVAVISAISQAENAVKASQELKQEVEDGRLTVEK, from the coding sequence ATGAGTATCGCTGAACATTTACCGGTTTATTTGGTCATGGGGAGTCAAAATTGTTATCAGGATCCAATTGAAGTCTTACGAAAAGCGATCCAAGGTGGCGTAACGTGTTTTCAGTATCGAGAGAAGGGAAATGGAGCGAAAGTTGGTTCTGAAAGGGAAGAACTTGGATTCCATTTGAAAAAGGTGTGCCACAATTATGGCATTCCTTTTATTGTGAATGATGATGTGAATTTGGCTATCCAGCTTGAAGCTGATGGTGTACACATTGGCCAACAGGATGGACTGGTTCAGGAGGTTCGCTCTATAATTGGTTCGGAAAAATTGCTAGGTGTCTCTGCTCATAATGTAAAAGAAGCGGAAAAAGCAATAGAGGAAGGAGCTGACTACATAGGAGTAGGCCCGATGTTCCATACATCCACGAAAAAGGATACGGAACAAGTTCGAGGTCCCATCGTTATCAGAGAAATTCGTGATGTATTTCCTGTTTTTCCTATAGTAGGGATCGGAGGGATTTCAAAAAAGAATGCCTATGATGTAGTATCCTCAGGTGCAAATGGCGTTGCCGTTATCTCAGCTATTAGTCAGGCAGAGAACGCAGTAAAAGCTTCTCAAGAATTGAAACAGGAAGTAGAAGATGGAAGACTAACAGTAGAAAAGTGA
- the thiD gene encoding bifunctional hydroxymethylpyrimidine kinase/phosphomethylpyrimidine kinase: MQVAKALTIAGSDSGGGAGIQADLKTFQELNVYGMSAITAVTAQNTLGVQGVYDISADGVIEQLNSIGDDLTPDAIKTGMLFSEEIIEATAICIDFYGWKNLVVDPVMIAKGGAKLLQDQAVRALKEKLLPLSKVVTPNIPEAEVLADMKIDSEDKKKEAARAIHGLGADFVVIKGGHDSSAVVTDILYDGNEFTSFDSNRYETKNTHGTGCTFSAAITAQLAQGKSVYESIKVAKAFIQAAIEEDLHIGQGHGPTNHWAYEKRGAFT, from the coding sequence ATGCAAGTTGCAAAAGCGTTAACCATTGCTGGCTCTGATTCTGGTGGAGGTGCTGGAATCCAAGCTGATTTAAAAACGTTTCAAGAGCTCAATGTCTATGGGATGTCTGCTATTACTGCTGTCACGGCTCAGAATACGTTAGGCGTACAAGGGGTGTATGATATTTCCGCTGATGGCGTCATTGAACAGTTGAACTCCATCGGTGATGACCTTACACCAGATGCCATTAAAACAGGCATGTTATTCAGTGAAGAGATTATTGAAGCCACAGCAATCTGTATTGATTTCTATGGGTGGAAGAACCTTGTAGTTGATCCCGTTATGATTGCTAAAGGAGGGGCGAAACTTCTTCAAGATCAAGCAGTTCGAGCTCTTAAGGAAAAGTTACTACCGTTATCAAAAGTAGTGACACCAAATATTCCCGAAGCTGAAGTTTTGGCAGATATGAAGATTGATTCTGAAGATAAAAAGAAAGAAGCAGCTAGAGCCATTCATGGACTTGGAGCTGATTTTGTAGTGATTAAAGGTGGACATGATTCATCAGCCGTAGTAACTGATATTCTGTACGATGGAAATGAATTCACATCTTTTGATTCAAATCGGTATGAAACCAAAAACACACACGGAACTGGATGTACGTTTTCGGCAGCTATTACGGCTCAGTTAGCTCAAGGTAAATCAGTTTATGAATCAATTAAAGTAGCAAAGGCATTCATTCAAGCAGCTATTGAAGAGGATCTTCATATTGGGCAAGGTCATGGACCAACGAATCATTGGGCTTATGAGAAGCGAGGCGCATTCACATGA
- a CDS encoding MoeB/ThiF family adenylyltransferase, with protein sequence MGDRFSRQKLFAPIGEKGQIKLSQKHVFILGAGALGTANAEQLVRAGVGQITIADRDYVDWSNLQRQQLYGEEDASNAVPKAIAAKNRLNAINSGTTINKVVGDMGVDELHEIIPEVDLIIDATDNFETRMKVNDIAQYYKKTWIYGACVGSYGLSFTIVPEKTPCLHCLLDILPSEGATCDTAGIISPVVQMVVAHQVTEAMKILVEDYEALRSKIVSFDLWKNEFSSVDVSSLKKGTCPSCGVNQHYPYLKGDSQTKTTVLCGRDTVQIRPMEPMKRDLEVLNHVLLRTSGEVKKTPYVLMYQQGPYRLVFFQDGRVLVHGTKDVAKAKSLYNQCVG encoded by the coding sequence ATGGGAGATCGTTTTTCAAGACAAAAGCTTTTTGCTCCAATTGGCGAGAAGGGGCAAATCAAACTCTCTCAAAAACACGTATTTATACTTGGTGCTGGAGCTCTGGGTACGGCTAATGCGGAACAACTTGTTCGAGCAGGCGTCGGTCAAATAACGATTGCAGATCGAGATTACGTGGATTGGAGTAACCTTCAAAGGCAGCAGCTTTATGGAGAAGAAGATGCGAGTAACGCAGTGCCAAAAGCTATAGCGGCTAAAAATAGGCTAAATGCAATCAATTCTGGTACCACGATCAATAAAGTTGTAGGCGATATGGGAGTAGATGAACTTCATGAAATCATACCAGAAGTGGACTTAATTATAGATGCCACAGACAACTTTGAAACACGGATGAAGGTCAATGACATAGCTCAGTATTACAAGAAAACATGGATTTACGGAGCATGTGTAGGAAGTTATGGCTTAAGCTTCACAATTGTTCCAGAGAAGACACCATGCCTTCATTGCTTACTCGATATCCTTCCTTCAGAAGGTGCTACTTGTGATACAGCGGGGATTATAAGTCCTGTCGTACAAATGGTGGTAGCCCATCAAGTGACTGAAGCAATGAAGATATTAGTAGAGGACTATGAGGCTTTACGAAGCAAGATTGTCTCTTTTGATTTATGGAAAAATGAATTCTCATCTGTGGATGTCTCCTCTTTAAAAAAGGGAACTTGTCCTTCATGTGGAGTGAATCAGCATTACCCCTATTTAAAAGGAGATTCCCAAACGAAAACAACCGTTTTATGTGGTCGCGACACCGTTCAAATTAGACCGATGGAACCTATGAAGCGGGACTTAGAGGTTTTGAATCATGTTCTTTTAAGGACATCAGGAGAAGTGAAAAAGACCCCTTATGTGTTGATGTATCAGCAAGGACCTTATCGTCTTGTCTTTTTCCAAGATGGTCGTGTGTTAGTGCATGGAACGAAAGATGTCGCGAAAGCCAAATCTTTATATAACCAATGTGTAGGATAG
- the thiS gene encoding sulfur carrier protein ThiS has translation MTIQVNGKQIDLPQTVKHISDLLHHYNLQSNQVIVELNQTIVDQKLHSDTRIQNGDQVELVHFVGGG, from the coding sequence ATGACGATTCAAGTAAATGGAAAACAGATTGATTTACCGCAAACAGTGAAGCACATTAGCGATCTTTTACATCACTATAACCTGCAATCGAATCAGGTCATTGTGGAATTGAATCAAACCATAGTCGATCAAAAGCTACATTCAGATACACGTATACAAAATGGCGATCAAGTAGAGCTCGTTCATTTTGTTGGAGGAGGTTGA
- the tenI gene encoding thiazole tautomerase TenI produces MADHLMEFHLVSNGRMDLNEFSKIAGQLAPYVDCIHLREKRRSAQEITSAVKRLKGESVPSENIIVNDRVDIACVEGVRGVQLAYHSIGPREVRKHFPQMLIGKSVHSLMEAQEAEKDGADYVLFGHIFSSNSKPGLEPKGMEALKNVVDAISIPVIAIGGITPQNVHEIRRTGAKGVAVMSGLLDAQDPIQVAQEYRKGWSI; encoded by the coding sequence TTGGCAGATCATCTAATGGAGTTCCACCTTGTCTCAAACGGGAGGATGGACCTTAATGAGTTTTCAAAGATAGCAGGGCAGTTAGCGCCGTATGTTGACTGTATTCACCTAAGGGAAAAGCGTCGTTCAGCTCAAGAAATCACAAGTGCAGTAAAACGATTGAAGGGAGAATCGGTTCCCTCGGAAAATATCATTGTGAATGACAGAGTCGATATAGCTTGTGTTGAAGGTGTTCGTGGTGTGCAACTGGCATATCACAGTATCGGTCCAAGAGAGGTTCGTAAGCATTTTCCTCAGATGCTAATTGGAAAATCTGTTCACTCACTCATGGAAGCTCAAGAAGCCGAGAAAGATGGTGCAGATTACGTGTTATTTGGTCATATCTTTTCATCGAACTCTAAGCCAGGGCTAGAGCCTAAAGGTATGGAAGCGTTAAAAAATGTTGTGGATGCGATCTCGATTCCTGTTATCGCAATTGGTGGGATAACACCACAAAATGTGCATGAGATAAGAAGAACTGGAGCAAAAGGGGTTGCCGTCATGTCTGGCTTACTAGATGCTCAAGACCCTATTCAGGTAGCTCAAGAATATCGGAAAGGATGGTCTATATGA
- the thiH gene encoding 2-iminoacetate synthase ThiH — MSFYHTYEQLKDLPFQELFSKITSQDVERVLKKDRLTRDDYMILLSPAAEDYLEEMAQRAHQVTVQHFGKTMQLFLPLYVSDYCVNTCKYCSFSVDNVFPRKRLTMEEIEQEAKAIRDKGIEHIILLSGESRMHSSVEYLKECMTVLKKYFSSVGIEIQPMDQADYEELVNSGIDGLTVYQEVYNEDIYREIHTKGPKRDYHYRLDTPERGCRAGMRSVNIGALLGLDNWRKESFISGLHAQYLQDTYLETEIGTSFPRIRPNAGGFQPNVDVSDKNLVQSMLALRIFLPRVGITISTRENPAFRDQIIPLGVTKMSAASSTEVGGYTNPNDTQSQFEISDERSVEEIRDLLHSKGYQPVMKDWQII, encoded by the coding sequence ATGAGTTTTTATCACACGTATGAACAATTGAAAGACCTTCCGTTTCAAGAGCTATTTTCAAAGATTACAAGTCAAGATGTTGAGCGGGTTTTGAAAAAAGATCGACTAACACGAGATGACTATATGATCTTGCTTTCCCCAGCCGCTGAAGACTATCTAGAAGAAATGGCTCAGCGGGCTCATCAAGTAACGGTTCAGCATTTTGGTAAGACCATGCAGTTGTTCTTACCGTTATATGTATCTGATTACTGTGTGAATACATGTAAATACTGCAGCTTCAGTGTAGATAACGTGTTTCCACGGAAAAGATTAACGATGGAAGAGATAGAACAAGAAGCGAAAGCGATAAGAGATAAAGGTATTGAACACATTATTTTATTATCTGGAGAATCCCGTATGCACTCATCTGTCGAGTATTTAAAAGAGTGTATGACCGTGCTCAAAAAGTATTTCTCCTCTGTAGGCATCGAAATTCAACCGATGGATCAAGCGGATTATGAGGAGCTTGTAAATAGTGGAATAGATGGATTAACGGTTTATCAAGAGGTTTATAACGAAGACATTTACAGGGAGATTCATACGAAAGGGCCGAAGCGGGACTATCACTATCGTTTGGACACACCTGAGCGAGGCTGTCGAGCTGGTATGAGGTCCGTAAATATTGGGGCGCTATTAGGGTTGGATAATTGGAGAAAGGAAAGCTTCATCTCTGGTTTGCATGCGCAATATTTACAGGATACCTATTTAGAGACGGAAATCGGTACTTCCTTCCCACGTATCCGTCCAAATGCTGGTGGTTTCCAACCTAATGTAGATGTGTCAGATAAAAATCTTGTTCAATCCATGCTAGCCTTAAGAATCTTTTTACCGCGAGTAGGGATTACGATATCGACTCGAGAAAACCCAGCTTTTCGGGATCAGATCATTCCATTAGGGGTAACGAAAATGTCTGCTGCCTCCTCTACAGAAGTAGGTGGCTATACGAACCCAAACGATACACAAAGTCAATTTGAAATATCAGATGAGCGCTCGGTTGAAGAAATCCGTGATCTTCTTCATTCAAAAGGTTATCAGCCTGTGATGAAAGATTGGCAGATCATCTAA
- a CDS encoding thiazole synthase gives MNDLLHIGGVSLHNRLFTGTGKFADHKEMKKAIEASQSQVVTVALRRVDINGDDQHILNDIPKNVTLMPNTSGARTAEEAIRIARLAKASGMGNWIKIEVISDHKYLLPDNEETIKATKTLADEGFVVLPYMSPDLMAAKRMEEAGAAAIMPLGSPIGSNRGIKMKEMIRIMIYEINLPIVVDAGIGKPSEAAEAMEMGADAVLVNTAIATAENPAQMAQAFDMAVKAGRMAYLSGLGPTTEKANASSPLTGFLTT, from the coding sequence ATGAACGATCTTTTACACATTGGAGGAGTTAGTCTCCATAACCGACTGTTTACCGGAACAGGAAAGTTTGCTGATCACAAAGAGATGAAAAAGGCGATTGAGGCATCTCAATCTCAGGTGGTGACAGTGGCTCTTCGTCGCGTGGATATCAATGGAGATGACCAGCATATTTTGAATGATATTCCAAAGAACGTGACACTAATGCCTAATACATCAGGTGCTAGAACAGCAGAAGAAGCAATTCGAATTGCGAGATTAGCAAAAGCGAGTGGAATGGGAAATTGGATCAAGATTGAAGTGATCTCGGACCATAAATACTTACTACCGGACAATGAGGAAACCATTAAAGCAACAAAAACACTTGCGGATGAAGGGTTCGTCGTACTTCCTTATATGAGCCCTGATCTTATGGCAGCAAAACGCATGGAGGAGGCAGGAGCAGCAGCGATCATGCCGCTTGGTTCACCAATTGGGTCAAACCGCGGGATCAAAATGAAAGAAATGATTCGCATCATGATCTATGAAATCAATCTACCAATCGTCGTAGATGCTGGTATTGGCAAACCTTCTGAAGCTGCAGAAGCAATGGAAATGGGCGCAGATGCAGTGCTTGTGAATACAGCTATTGCTACAGCTGAGAATCCAGCACAAATGGCTCAGGCTTTTGATATGGCAGTAAAAGCTGGACGTATGGCTTACCTGTCCGGACTTGGACCAACTACAGAAAAAGCCAATGCTTCTTCACCGTTAACAGGATTTCTAACAACATAA
- the tenA gene encoding thiaminase II, translated as MSFTQECRKEADSIWEESFQHPFIQELTEGTLSFDQFRYYVLQDSYYLSQFARVQSFAGAKAEDLETTNRLAAHAQGTYQAELGLHETFAKELGITEEEKNVFQPSPTAYAYTSHLYRSALLGDLGMIIASLLPCYWLYYEIGQRFKGYTPGVAIYEEWINTYGSEWFRSLVEEQINRLEQIAEESTPKQRQAMKEAFLISSQYELRFWEMAYTLESWNEKEKTTS; from the coding sequence ATGTCTTTCACTCAAGAATGTCGTAAAGAAGCTGATTCGATTTGGGAAGAGAGTTTTCAGCATCCTTTTATTCAAGAGCTTACAGAAGGGACTTTATCGTTTGATCAATTTCGTTACTACGTTTTACAAGATTCCTATTATCTGAGTCAATTTGCTCGTGTACAGTCATTCGCCGGGGCAAAAGCTGAGGATTTAGAAACGACGAATCGTTTGGCAGCTCATGCACAAGGGACCTATCAAGCTGAGCTAGGGCTGCATGAGACGTTTGCTAAGGAGCTTGGGATTACAGAAGAGGAAAAGAACGTATTTCAACCATCTCCTACTGCATATGCTTATACGTCACACCTTTATCGCTCAGCCCTGTTAGGTGATTTGGGAATGATCATAGCCTCGCTTTTACCTTGTTACTGGCTTTACTACGAGATTGGTCAACGCTTCAAGGGTTACACACCAGGCGTAGCGATATATGAAGAATGGATCAATACGTATGGAAGTGAGTGGTTCAGGTCGTTAGTAGAAGAACAAATTAACCGTCTTGAACAAATTGCAGAAGAAAGTACTCCAAAGCAACGACAAGCCATGAAAGAAGCATTTCTCATTAGCAGTCAGTATGAATTAAGGTTTTGGGAAATGGCATATACATTAGAGTCATGGAATGAAAAAGAAAAAACAACTTCATAA
- a CDS encoding YdcF family protein: MKKLLQLLLLLVLVYVGYAGYSIWTFTGNDYNKKTDAAIVLGAAAYYDKPSPVFQERINHALKLYKNNKVDHLIFTGGKGDGAQYAESEVAKMYAIRNGVPKKDISIETASKITEQNLDEAKKLGEKKGFETYRLVSDPLHLKRAMAMARDRNMDVHASPTQTSAYKSLETRVPFFLREWMFYLGYEASVIADEFLRIANLEDSVEL, encoded by the coding sequence ATGAAGAAATTGCTGCAACTCCTCCTCTTACTAGTATTGGTTTATGTAGGTTATGCAGGTTATTCGATATGGACATTTACAGGGAATGATTATAATAAAAAAACGGATGCAGCGATTGTTTTAGGTGCAGCTGCTTATTATGATAAGCCCTCTCCAGTTTTTCAAGAAAGAATTAATCACGCTCTTAAACTCTATAAAAATAATAAAGTCGATCATCTTATTTTTACTGGAGGTAAAGGAGATGGTGCTCAGTATGCAGAATCTGAAGTTGCCAAGATGTATGCGATTCGTAATGGTGTGCCAAAGAAGGATATATCGATTGAAACGGCTTCAAAGATCACTGAGCAAAATCTAGATGAGGCTAAGAAATTAGGGGAGAAGAAAGGTTTTGAGACTTATAGACTTGTCAGTGACCCTCTTCATTTGAAACGTGCAATGGCTATGGCGAGGGATCGTAATATGGATGTTCATGCTTCTCCAACTCAAACTTCTGCTTACAAAAGCCTTGAAACCAGAGTCCCTTTCTTTTTAAGGGAGTGGATGTTTTATCTTGGTTATGAAGCTAGCGTAATTGCGGACGAGTTTCTCCGGATAGCGAATTTAGAGGATTCGGTTGAACTTTAG